The bacterium genome contains a region encoding:
- the thiC gene encoding Phosphomethylpyrimidine synthase, whose translation MAVAAPVTPGIRKAYHVTPDGLRIPLKEVTLTPDRHGNPAEPSICLYDTSGPYTDPSYHVDLRAGLPALRRDWILARQDVEPSPQPAIVEVAPEHRLDVAPVPLKAKPGRRVTQLHYARQGIITPEMHFIAHREGCDPEFVREEVARGRAIIPSNINHPESEPMIIGRNFLVKINANIGNSAVASTIEEEVDKLIWAIQWGADTVMDLSTGKAIHATREWILRNSPVPIGTVPIYQALEKVNGKAEDLTWEIYRDTLIEQAEQGVDYFTIHAGVLLRYIPLTAKRTTGIVSRGGSILAKWCLAHHQENFLHTHFREICEICAAYDIAFSLGDGLRPGCIADANDEAQFAELQTLGELTQIAWEYDCQVMIEGPGHVPMHKIKENVDLQLAICHEAPFYTLGPLVTDIAPGYDHITSAIGAAMIGWYGTAMLCYVTPKEHLGLPNKQDVRDGVIAYKIAAHAADLAKGHPGAQERDNALSRARFEFRWVDQFNLGLDPDKAQEFHDETLPAEGAKLAHFCSMCGPNFCSMKITQDVRDYAEQLGTDEAEALAVGMAEKAAEFRAKGAEVYLEAE comes from the coding sequence ATGGCTGTTGCTGCTCCTGTCACCCCTGGCATCCGCAAGGCGTATCACGTCACTCCCGATGGACTCCGCATTCCCCTCAAGGAAGTCACCCTGACTCCGGATCGCCATGGCAATCCAGCGGAGCCGTCGATTTGTCTCTACGACACCAGCGGTCCCTACACCGACCCGTCATACCACGTCGATTTGCGGGCAGGACTCCCGGCCCTGCGTCGCGACTGGATCCTGGCCCGTCAGGATGTCGAGCCCTCACCTCAGCCGGCCATCGTGGAAGTCGCACCTGAGCATCGCCTCGATGTCGCGCCGGTCCCCCTGAAGGCGAAGCCAGGCCGACGTGTCACGCAGCTGCACTATGCCCGGCAGGGGATCATCACGCCAGAGATGCACTTCATCGCACACCGGGAAGGGTGCGACCCGGAGTTCGTCCGCGAGGAGGTCGCCCGCGGACGCGCCATCATTCCCAGCAACATCAATCACCCCGAGTCCGAGCCGATGATCATCGGGCGGAATTTCCTCGTGAAGATCAACGCCAACATCGGCAACTCGGCGGTCGCGTCCACCATCGAGGAGGAAGTCGACAAGCTCATCTGGGCCATCCAGTGGGGCGCGGACACCGTGATGGACCTCTCCACCGGCAAGGCAATCCACGCCACCCGGGAATGGATTCTGCGGAACTCGCCGGTGCCGATCGGGACGGTCCCGATTTATCAGGCGCTGGAAAAAGTCAACGGCAAAGCCGAGGACCTCACCTGGGAGATCTATCGTGACACGCTGATTGAGCAGGCTGAGCAGGGGGTCGATTACTTCACCATCCACGCCGGCGTGCTGTTGCGATACATCCCGCTGACCGCGAAGCGCACCACCGGCATCGTCTCCCGGGGGGGCTCGATTCTCGCGAAGTGGTGCCTGGCCCATCACCAGGAAAACTTCCTCCATACGCACTTCCGCGAGATCTGCGAAATCTGTGCGGCGTATGACATCGCCTTCTCCCTCGGCGATGGCCTCCGTCCGGGGTGCATTGCCGATGCCAACGATGAAGCGCAGTTTGCCGAGCTCCAGACACTGGGCGAGCTAACACAAATCGCGTGGGAGTACGACTGCCAGGTGATGATCGAAGGACCGGGGCATGTCCCGATGCACAAGATCAAAGAAAACGTCGACCTGCAGCTCGCGATCTGCCACGAAGCGCCGTTCTACACCCTCGGGCCCCTCGTTACGGACATCGCGCCGGGCTACGACCACATCACGTCCGCCATCGGCGCGGCCATGATCGGCTGGTATGGCACCGCGATGCTCTGCTATGTCACGCCGAAGGAGCATCTTGGCCTGCCCAACAAGCAGGATGTCCGGGACGGGGTGATCGCGTACAAGATCGCGGCCCATGCGGCTGACCTGGCGAAGGGCCATCCGGGAGCGCAGGAGCGGGACAACGCCCTCTCCCGGGCCCGCTTCGAGTTCCGCTGGGTCGACCAGTTCAATCTCGGTCTCGACCCGGACAAGGCGCAGGAGTTCCATGACGAAACGCTGCCGGCGGAAGGGGCGAAGCTCGCGCACTTCTGCTCCATGTGCGGACCGAACTTCTGCTCCATGAAGATCACCCAGGATGTCCGGGATTACGCGGAGCAGCTGGGGACAGATGAAGCGGAGGCGCTGGCGGTCGGGATGGCCGAGAAGGCTGCCGAGTTCCGTGCGAAGGGCGCTGAGGTCTATCTGGAAGCGGAGTAG